Proteins from one Prevotella sp. E2-28 genomic window:
- a CDS encoding SH3 beta-barrel fold-containing protein, which yields MLDLLLNDAKRIHDITGRPMDECKKQATDIALCVSAMKSRIVEFYFIKKDGTVRQAFGTLQEEVIKPHIKDTTNREPNQDLVTYFDTAKGQFRSFLKVNFQKFVS from the coding sequence ATGTTAGATTTGTTATTGAATGATGCAAAGCGCATCCACGACATTACAGGCCGTCCTATGGACGAATGCAAGAAGCAGGCAACGGACATTGCCTTGTGCGTATCAGCAATGAAGAGCCGTATAGTAGAGTTCTACTTTATTAAGAAAGACGGAACCGTCAGGCAGGCTTTCGGTACGTTGCAGGAAGAGGTTATAAAGCCTCACATCAAAGACACGACCAACCGAGAGCCGAACCAAGACCTCGTGACATACTTCGATACAGCCAAAGGCCAGTTCCGTTCGTTCCTCAAGGTAAACTTCCAAAAGTTCGTGTCATGA
- a CDS encoding tyrosine-type recombinase/integrase, producing the protein MINLDDLVSLSWEQKKKYRAAIAYGYFDDYEVNPRTWKHSLVGALLWRYPNRAATLNRLRDIVGHNPQWEDMTDDVIRDFVDETSEVMAMSSAKTICAELKAVLNENRRKVPSDDFMKLLSLKNEASQAVYLTREEIMRVINYKPANDVERFVRRNFLVEFMTGARRCDAERLTINHCDIDTGTLSYVPQKTPGIVVTVPVDERLNLRELLADKYYRDCCDDVFNTIIRRICKACQIDTICTIKRRGVNVTAPKYELVSSHTARRSFATNLYLAGVSLEDIAMLMGHGKNIETTKRYICAERPISKNIMAYFKRQEQ; encoded by the coding sequence ATGATTAATTTAGACGATTTAGTTTCCCTTTCATGGGAACAGAAGAAAAAGTATCGAGCGGCAATAGCCTACGGGTACTTTGATGACTACGAAGTGAATCCGCGTACATGGAAACACTCTCTTGTTGGTGCTCTTCTGTGGAGATACCCGAATAGGGCTGCGACGCTTAATCGACTGAGGGACATTGTAGGCCATAATCCGCAATGGGAAGATATGACTGATGATGTTATCAGGGATTTTGTCGATGAAACGTCCGAGGTTATGGCAATGTCGTCTGCAAAAACGATTTGCGCAGAACTGAAAGCCGTTCTGAATGAGAACAGAAGAAAGGTTCCTTCGGATGATTTCATGAAGCTTCTGTCGTTAAAGAACGAGGCTTCTCAGGCCGTGTATCTTACGCGTGAAGAGATTATGCGTGTCATTAACTACAAGCCCGCTAACGACGTTGAGAGATTTGTCAGGCGAAACTTCCTTGTGGAGTTTATGACAGGCGCACGTAGATGTGATGCGGAAAGGCTGACAATCAATCATTGTGACATTGATACAGGAACTCTGTCGTATGTGCCACAAAAGACTCCTGGTATTGTCGTAACAGTACCAGTTGACGAACGGCTCAATCTTCGTGAACTGCTTGCAGATAAGTACTACAGAGATTGTTGTGATGATGTATTCAACACGATTATTAGGCGTATATGCAAGGCGTGCCAGATTGATACGATATGCACAATCAAACGACGCGGAGTGAATGTCACTGCACCTAAGTACGAACTTGTCAGTTCACACACGGCACGACGTTCATTCGCTACGAACCTCTATCTTGCAGGTGTTTCTCTTGAGGATATTGCGATGTTAATGGGGCACGGAAAGAATATTGAAACTACAAAGAGGTATATCTGTGCCGAGCGACCTATCTCAAAAAACATAATGGCATATTTTAAGCGGCAAGAACAATAA